The Mesomycoplasma ovipneumoniae genome window below encodes:
- a CDS encoding IS256 family transposase, producing MKKKQKQLSPFELEIEKFAKKYVDSEEYKKEDSRNKISVIFEAFAQELSKVELNQHLDYEKSNQSKNLGHIEEQVISLFASGLPYQNIANAIKIIYEKEVSITWISSVINKLLPEIEKWKSQKIENFYPILYIDGMFFDVKENGVFVKKSLYVILAIDWQGYKKALGFWIKNSESASNWLDVLSELKTRGLEDVLIIPCDNLSGISQAIKTVFPQTDIQKCVVQQVRNSLLKVSYKDKKDFASDMKSIYQAINQESAMQNLDEFAKKWGQKYPSIIKSWHENFAELTTFFKYPNELRQSIYTTNPIKSIIKLIRQNTETNGEIQSVDDLSKITYLTLQNASKKWQKQVGNWDIIKKQLEITFPNRLNNVKLN from the coding sequence ATGAAAAAAAAGCAAAAACAATTATCCCCATTTGAGTTAGAAATTGAAAAATTTGCTAAAAAATACGTTGATTCTGAAGAATACAAAAAAGAAGATTCTCGCAACAAAATTTCAGTTATATTTGAAGCTTTTGCTCAGGAACTATCAAAGGTAGAATTAAACCAACATTTAGACTATGAAAAAAGCAACCAAAGCAAAAATTTAGGCCATATCGAAGAGCAAGTAATTTCGCTTTTTGCATCAGGGTTACCATATCAAAATATTGCTAACGCAATAAAAATTATCTATGAAAAAGAAGTAAGTATTACCTGAATTTCTTCAGTTATTAACAAATTATTACCTGAAATTGAAAAGTGAAAATCGCAAAAAATTGAGAATTTCTATCCAATTTTGTACATCGATGGGATGTTTTTTGATGTTAAAGAAAACGGTGTTTTTGTCAAAAAATCACTTTATGTTATTCTTGCAATTGATTGGCAGGGCTATAAAAAAGCACTAGGATTTTGGATTAAAAATAGCGAATCAGCAAGTAATTGACTTGATGTTCTTAGCGAACTAAAAACTCGCGGGCTGGAAGATGTTCTAATAATTCCTTGCGATAATCTAAGCGGAATTAGTCAAGCAATTAAAACGGTTTTCCCGCAAACAGATATTCAAAAATGTGTTGTTCAGCAAGTTAGAAACTCGCTTTTAAAAGTTTCTTACAAGGACAAAAAAGACTTTGCCTCTGATATGAAAAGTATTTATCAAGCCATTAATCAAGAATCTGCAATGCAAAATCTTGATGAATTTGCGAAAAAATGAGGCCAAAAATATCCTTCAATTATCAAGTCTTGGCATGAGAATTTCGCTGAATTAACGACATTTTTTAAATATCCAAACGAATTAAGGCAATCAATTTACACGACAAATCCAATTAAATCAATTATTAAATTAATTAGGCAAAATACAGAAACAAATGGCGAAATTCAAAGTGTGGATGACCTTTCAAAAATAACTTATTTAACGCTGCAAAACGCATCTAAAAAATGACAAAAACAGGTAGGAAATTGAGACATAATTAAAAAACAATTAGAAATTACTTTCCCTAATCGATTAAATAATGTAAAATTAAATTAG
- a CDS encoding DUF2130 domain-containing protein, whose product MEIKKNNEIKVKLINKETLTYQLLEDAKKGDWFSLVSEVQNYIDDQTKKKLSEHTEQIRNNIFAKDVKNLIEENSNLKLKIEQLNSQNKSVKSELSTKHTKEIGQKEITIAEMQGKINELLEKINGMEKHQDSTINSAIKQKEAEFLSAQLKANEQFKQETEKKWLEQIAQVRDKTTADVKAGFEHSLNEKDTKINDLEEELNKYKNKNISSKQIGENLENWILERYRDVFPFGKDDNDSVVVELKKDTLNIKDEPGEKATKSDFIFTINDQSRNVETKIILEAKSESKEKSGKQKNKDFFKKIEEDRKKKKASYAILVTELEPEKYFTIDVAPNYEKIFICRPHFYLALLMLLKSIILKENKLNVQSQSLEDASKIIQKFDDWKEKTLKASINKINTKAEKSRSLAQRIMQDAHEIQENLNRIVEVYLNNLTQKIDAFKITKITEKIDEINKNNPNL is encoded by the coding sequence ATGGAAATAAAGAAAAACAATGAAATAAAAGTCAAATTAATTAATAAAGAAACATTAACATACCAACTTCTAGAGGATGCCAAGAAAGGTGATTGATTTTCCCTTGTAAGTGAAGTACAAAATTATATAGATGATCAAACAAAAAAGAAATTAAGCGAACATACCGAGCAAATTCGCAACAATATTTTTGCAAAAGATGTTAAAAATTTAATAGAAGAAAATTCAAATCTTAAGCTGAAAATTGAACAATTAAACTCCCAAAACAAATCGGTAAAATCGGAATTAAGCACAAAACATACAAAAGAAATTGGTCAAAAAGAAATTACTATTGCTGAAATGCAAGGAAAAATTAATGAACTGCTAGAAAAAATTAATGGTATGGAAAAACACCAAGATAGCACCATTAATAGTGCTATCAAACAAAAGGAAGCGGAATTTTTATCTGCTCAACTTAAAGCAAACGAGCAATTTAAGCAAGAAACTGAGAAAAAATGGCTAGAACAAATAGCTCAAGTGCGTGACAAAACAACTGCTGATGTAAAAGCAGGATTTGAACATTCCCTTAACGAAAAAGATACTAAAATAAATGACCTAGAAGAGGAATTAAATAAATATAAAAATAAAAATATTAGTTCAAAACAAATAGGTGAAAATCTTGAAAACTGAATTTTAGAAAGGTATAGAGATGTTTTTCCTTTTGGTAAAGACGACAATGATTCAGTTGTTGTTGAACTAAAAAAAGATACACTAAATATTAAGGATGAACCAGGAGAAAAAGCAACAAAATCCGACTTTATTTTTACAATTAATGATCAAAGTCGTAATGTTGAAACAAAAATCATTTTAGAAGCAAAGTCTGAATCAAAAGAAAAATCTGGTAAACAAAAAAACAAAGATTTCTTCAAAAAAATTGAAGAAGACCGTAAAAAGAAAAAAGCTAGCTATGCTATTTTAGTAACAGAACTCGAGCCTGAGAAATACTTTACAATTGATGTGGCTCCTAATTATGAAAAGATTTTTATTTGTCGTCCACATTTTTATTTAGCACTTTTAATGCTTTTAAAATCAATAATTCTAAAAGAAAATAAATTAAATGTTCAAAGTCAAAGTCTTGAAGATGCAAGTAAAATCATTCAAAAATTTGATGACTGAAAAGAAAAAACACTAAAAGCATCAATAAACAAAATTAACACTAAAGCAGAAAAAAGCAGATCATTAGCACAAAGAATTATGCAGGATGCTCATGAAATTCAAGAGAACCTTAATCGAATTGTCGAAGTCTATTTAAACAATTTAACACAAAAAATTGATGCATTTAAAATTACTAAAATAACTGAAAAAATTGACGAAATTAATAAAAATAACCCCAATTTATAA
- a CDS encoding SGNH/GDSL hydrolase family protein, which produces MKKNISKPDFTKAFKIFLSFGTLSLAISGITLIGIKNRDKTEHFNIPVTHSDQQTEKLLDQINYLSIGDSISAGFNWDYSMDLRGKIDANNQINGLSYPAFFASFIQKIKPNALKSFDNLALSWTTISDWLYLLNPENEFYKHSDKTHFHFNYHLDQKLDSPYGQQIREVFGDFNSNNYPKLYKKIQDSNLLTLSLGANDLIEAIDFRTITKPMQKLASKAEANFEFAQNIEIATQKIYRNLQLLIQSLRKINPNLQIVLVGYNSLSSKIIKFFEKMLTNEIGVPENYVDLVIQRLNSTIQKAAKNQKVNYVDLYNESIWQDKNSEFSTNDLDIHPSTKGYKKMAQDLLFKLAFEQNLEFKEEANTKLQWDENYVQKDTNYYRRILNLGTNSEIFSALTVENSPEKFISENSEIEKLTLQNVKKVKDSPIEIFVNVILNNNFGAFLNRFIQLAVQNNPSVQKILTDFWQENQKAGASFTEILQKIFSSGFFTQIIERFQTYVQDVTNNKNWEKATISGLVSYIFADFDEKQIIDVLNTVVTSEFADNNPEKIKDLIFASIFGQTIVQDLLINNIIKIDLKNKEDLKIVFTFDSIRKLFSKIIADYHLRSKDYKNSQNFQEIIRTYLENPDNDNDNVIFIRNFISETLKHHDSVQLLVTIINDNFEFNLNEEDQTSIVNLLVSVADVVVRTNVWAKLNDQAAKNFLSVIKQIKTTDISENITSIFSEQIYTNYSTFFKDSKNLLDLFHELLSFDLSQNQIDSLKKLLNKFYPILTKFDLSNFIDDSTPNFASFSFFFDSLKDFLASNSFKPLADIVNQAINDFLVNKNKYQQIDNLNRFGFQFLANNLPKLEENIYEFIARNVENERFLTNLTSLISNSLGSQGLNEKSIATFTSIIELIFQDFRVKYQLWKQDRSTSTDNLIFGFVKAALENFEAFYKENSDEYNSAKLFLEDAKKKQNPLEIQQHSRKISLLDEALSFQNFSSYFLNNFFTQDTIYTLLKNLASLDFKSKISNDDLVSFFKNLFGQSFLHKQLLEKLNQNSFFSNPKIQNSLLNILTTFFESKQVEQLLSKLIEYFFDKKEFESHPNFNSLVENFLKQNTQLIEQVFTLFLGDSSTWDSISEFLKIILQEYKLNLTENSVKTILDLVRDIFSKLKDSTLDFDAQAKTHSPLIIKALISIIFDAISGNSTPKKPVLETLFDSFSVDIANNYYTPEATNTQDQAKISQDSIATLISEVVRSNPISEQIRAGLANIPKEYLDSVMPIFDWFLQSPALKNLFNSYFKIVAKTQITQPLNNLSLIKSLFEKQYFNKIIGEFIVELDEKNDTLIDNFGTLAGKIFETQFEKTEFQPLFKLVKEIIQNNLDNFYKNEIDPKELFSPEAATVNVSQDFSEAPANTQLFNDTSDTEESQNSSSTATSSEITSLQVEVNYTKDNALLTKFISVLSRLTSGDFSLSNFNLLLESEIANEEFIVELIKQVASVYNKIEDSEKDNLWKVITRIFQSKFFKEKINSLAIGDVGNFSLFSNLSEEKKQQIEPLLKDLLLQFLPDSGNKVLIFRVFSYINKNLMAFKDVKTFSSLLANFLKDEPSTQTNQSQQQSDLQNNSEFLKSYLWYVVHFLVKNEKFSDLVIDVIASYLKLNLDNDKDYSSFKIEKPREILKKFLREFIGLGLENPLISGILDQIVDSVKTSDTIQQAKSFFETLFNKLDLSTVLNLDLVVKIEPKIDDSIQQTSQAETQNLIDEKNLSINTPKGRKISTQLFAEFFDVLFLTSPKWDSANKDNNSPILNELNNIKYTGISLKEVFGSGGGNGGSGGNGGSGGKDSQLDAISKLFHKIWYSESKNTKISIENFKNTPKGRFLYRLVLILLFYTYESRISKQWSWIRSSAFYGGLLSSYTASEVIRASLQSGEQSKTNNTKDIDYKTFIDKIIGNPAKSTHWWGTSWYSSSDVKLNDMLTMIYYNLESNRFSKDTGQPKLRDQVLQQIHDGTYPDKYDNPTTRTR; this is translated from the coding sequence ATGAAAAAAAATATCTCCAAACCTGATTTTACTAAGGCATTCAAAATATTTTTAAGTTTTGGTACTTTATCTTTGGCCATTTCTGGAATTACTTTGATAGGTATAAAAAATCGCGATAAAACCGAGCACTTTAATATACCAGTAACCCATTCAGACCAACAAACTGAAAAACTTTTAGACCAAATCAACTATTTATCAATAGGTGATTCAATTTCTGCAGGTTTTAATTGGGATTATTCTATGGATCTCCGCGGTAAGATTGATGCAAATAACCAAATTAATGGGCTTTCATATCCAGCTTTTTTTGCTAGTTTTATTCAAAAAATAAAACCAAATGCGCTTAAATCCTTTGATAATTTAGCGCTTTCTTGAACAACGATTAGTGATTGACTTTATTTGCTTAATCCCGAAAATGAATTTTATAAACATTCTGATAAGACACATTTTCATTTTAATTATCATTTAGACCAAAAATTAGACTCACCATATGGACAGCAAATTCGTGAAGTTTTTGGTGATTTTAATTCAAATAATTACCCAAAACTATATAAAAAAATTCAAGATTCTAATTTGCTAACTCTTTCATTAGGTGCAAATGATTTAATCGAAGCTATTGATTTTCGCACAATCACCAAGCCGATGCAAAAACTTGCTTCAAAAGCTGAAGCAAATTTTGAATTTGCCCAAAACATTGAAATTGCAACTCAAAAAATTTACAGAAATTTACAACTACTAATTCAAAGTTTGCGAAAAATCAACCCTAATTTACAAATAGTTTTAGTTGGCTATAATTCTTTGTCTTCAAAAATTATTAAATTCTTTGAAAAAATGCTCACAAACGAAATTGGCGTTCCAGAAAATTATGTTGATTTAGTAATACAGCGTTTGAATTCAACAATCCAAAAAGCCGCAAAAAACCAAAAAGTAAATTATGTTGATTTATACAACGAATCAATTTGGCAAGATAAAAATTCTGAATTTAGCACAAATGATCTAGATATCCACCCATCAACTAAGGGCTATAAAAAAATGGCTCAGGATTTATTGTTTAAATTAGCTTTTGAACAAAACCTAGAATTCAAAGAAGAAGCAAATACTAAATTACAATGGGACGAAAATTATGTCCAAAAAGACACTAACTATTACCGCCGAATTCTAAATTTAGGTACAAATTCAGAAATTTTTAGCGCTTTAACGGTAGAGAATTCGCCTGAAAAATTTATTTCAGAAAATTCTGAAATTGAAAAATTAACCCTTCAAAATGTTAAAAAAGTTAAAGACTCGCCGATAGAAATTTTTGTAAACGTGATACTCAATAATAATTTTGGCGCGTTTTTAAACCGTTTTATCCAATTAGCCGTTCAAAATAATCCAAGCGTGCAAAAAATTTTAACTGATTTTTGACAAGAAAACCAAAAAGCTGGCGCTTCTTTTACCGAAATTTTACAAAAAATTTTCTCAAGTGGCTTTTTTACTCAAATAATTGAGCGCTTCCAGACTTATGTTCAGGATGTAACTAATAACAAAAATTGAGAAAAAGCAACAATTTCTGGCCTTGTTAGCTATATTTTTGCTGATTTTGACGAAAAACAAATAATTGATGTTTTAAATACTGTTGTAACTTCAGAATTTGCAGATAACAATCCTGAAAAAATTAAAGATTTAATTTTTGCATCCATTTTTGGCCAAACAATAGTCCAAGATTTGCTAATAAATAACATTATCAAAATCGACCTTAAAAATAAAGAAGATTTAAAAATTGTTTTTACTTTTGATTCGATAAGAAAATTATTTTCCAAAATAATCGCTGATTACCATCTTCGATCAAAAGACTATAAAAATTCACAGAATTTTCAGGAAATAATCCGTACTTATTTAGAAAATCCCGACAATGACAATGATAATGTTATTTTTATTCGAAATTTTATCTCAGAAACACTAAAACATCATGATTCTGTTCAATTATTAGTAACAATTATTAACGATAATTTTGAGTTTAATTTGAATGAGGAAGATCAGACTTCGATTGTTAATCTTTTAGTTTCAGTTGCCGATGTTGTTGTTCGCACTAATGTTTGGGCTAAATTAAATGATCAAGCAGCAAAAAATTTCCTAAGTGTAATTAAACAAATCAAAACTACTGATATCTCTGAAAATATTACTTCAATTTTTTCAGAGCAAATTTATACAAACTATTCAACTTTTTTTAAAGATTCAAAAAATTTACTTGATTTATTTCACGAACTTCTAAGTTTTGACTTAAGTCAAAACCAAATTGATTCACTAAAAAAATTGCTTAATAAATTCTACCCAATTTTAACAAAATTTGACCTAAGTAATTTTATTGATGATTCAACCCCAAATTTTGCTAGTTTTTCGTTCTTTTTTGACTCGCTTAAAGATTTTTTGGCTTCAAATTCATTTAAACCACTTGCTGACATTGTAAATCAAGCGATTAATGATTTTTTAGTAAATAAAAACAAATACCAACAAATTGACAACTTAAATCGTTTTGGCTTTCAGTTTTTAGCTAACAATTTGCCAAAACTTGAGGAAAATATTTACGAATTTATCGCCAGAAATGTAGAAAATGAGCGATTTTTAACTAATCTTACTAGTCTAATTTCAAATTCATTAGGTTCACAAGGATTAAATGAAAAATCAATTGCAACTTTTACATCAATAATAGAACTAATTTTTCAAGATTTCCGAGTTAAATATCAACTTTGAAAACAAGATAGATCAACTTCAACTGATAATTTAATTTTTGGATTTGTAAAGGCAGCCTTAGAAAATTTTGAAGCTTTTTATAAAGAAAATTCTGACGAATATAATTCAGCAAAATTATTTTTAGAAGATGCTAAGAAAAAACAAAATCCATTAGAAATTCAACAACATTCTCGCAAAATTTCTTTGCTTGATGAAGCATTATCCTTTCAAAATTTTTCATCATACTTTTTAAATAATTTTTTTACTCAAGATACAATTTATACACTCTTAAAAAATCTTGCAAGCCTTGATTTTAAAAGCAAAATTTCAAATGATGATTTAGTTTCATTTTTCAAAAACCTTTTTGGCCAGTCGTTTTTGCATAAACAACTTCTTGAAAAATTAAACCAAAATAGTTTTTTTAGTAATCCTAAAATCCAAAATTCACTTTTAAATATTTTAACAACCTTTTTTGAATCAAAACAAGTTGAACAATTACTTTCAAAACTTATTGAGTATTTTTTTGACAAAAAAGAATTTGAATCACATCCAAATTTTAATTCATTAGTTGAAAATTTTCTCAAACAAAACACTCAACTAATTGAGCAAGTTTTTACGCTTTTTTTAGGAGATTCTTCAACTTGAGATTCAATTTCTGAATTTTTGAAAATAATTTTGCAAGAATATAAATTAAATTTAACTGAAAATTCAGTTAAGACAATTTTGGATTTAGTTCGTGATATTTTTTCAAAATTAAAAGACTCAACTTTAGATTTTGATGCTCAGGCAAAAACTCATTCGCCATTAATAATAAAAGCATTAATTTCAATCATATTTGATGCAATTTCAGGTAATTCTACCCCTAAAAAACCAGTTCTTGAGACTTTATTTGACAGTTTTAGCGTTGATATTGCTAATAATTATTATACACCAGAGGCAACAAACACCCAAGATCAAGCTAAAATTTCCCAAGATAGTATTGCAACTTTGATTTCCGAAGTTGTTAGAAGTAACCCTATTTCTGAACAGATTCGGGCAGGTTTAGCAAATATTCCAAAAGAATATCTTGACAGTGTTATGCCAATTTTTGATTGATTTTTACAATCACCGGCATTAAAAAATTTATTTAATTCCTACTTTAAAATAGTTGCAAAAACCCAAATCACACAACCATTAAATAACCTTTCATTAATTAAGTCACTATTTGAAAAGCAATATTTTAATAAAATTATTGGTGAATTTATTGTTGAATTAGATGAAAAAAATGACACTTTAATTGATAATTTTGGAACACTAGCAGGAAAAATATTTGAAACTCAATTCGAAAAAACTGAATTCCAACCATTGTTTAAATTAGTCAAAGAAATAATACAGAACAATCTTGATAATTTTTACAAGAATGAAATTGATCCAAAAGAACTTTTCTCACCTGAAGCTGCTACCGTTAATGTAAGTCAGGATTTTTCTGAAGCGCCAGCAAATACTCAACTCTTTAATGATACTAGCGATACTGAAGAATCCCAAAATTCTTCATCAACAGCAACTTCTAGTGAAATAACTTCGCTCCAAGTTGAAGTAAATTATACAAAAGATAATGCATTACTTACAAAGTTTATTTCAGTTTTAAGCAGATTAACTAGTGGAGATTTTTCACTTTCAAATTTTAATTTGCTTTTAGAATCTGAAATTGCAAATGAAGAATTTATTGTCGAACTCATTAAACAAGTTGCATCAGTTTATAATAAAATCGAAGACTCTGAAAAAGATAATCTTTGAAAAGTTATAACTAGAATTTTCCAATCTAAGTTTTTTAAAGAAAAAATTAATTCGCTAGCTATTGGTGATGTAGGTAATTTTTCACTATTTAGCAATTTGTCAGAAGAAAAAAAACAGCAAATTGAACCATTACTGAAAGATTTGTTATTGCAATTTTTACCAGATTCTGGAAACAAAGTTTTAATTTTTAGAGTTTTTAGCTATATAAATAAAAATCTAATGGCTTTTAAAGATGTAAAAACTTTCTCTTCTCTTTTGGCTAATTTTTTAAAGGATGAACCATCAACCCAAACCAACCAAAGCCAGCAACAATCTGATCTACAAAATAATAGTGAATTTTTAAAGTCATATTTATGATATGTGGTGCATTTTTTAGTAAAAAATGAAAAATTTTCTGATTTAGTTATTGACGTGATTGCTTCATATTTAAAGCTAAATTTAGATAATGATAAGGATTATTCTAGTTTTAAAATTGAAAAACCAAGAGAAATACTAAAAAAATTTTTAAGAGAATTTATTGGTCTAGGTCTTGAAAATCCTCTTATTTCTGGCATTTTGGATCAAATTGTTGATTCAGTTAAAACTTCAGATACTATCCAACAAGCAAAAAGTTTTTTTGAAACCTTGTTTAATAAATTAGACCTTTCAACAGTTCTCAATCTTGATTTAGTGGTCAAAATTGAACCAAAAATTGATGATTCTATTCAACAAACTTCACAAGCAGAAACCCAAAACTTGATAGATGAGAAGAATTTATCAATAAATACACCAAAAGGGCGAAAAATATCAACACAGTTATTTGCCGAATTTTTTGATGTACTTTTCCTCACCTCGCCAAAATGAGACTCCGCAAATAAAGATAACAACTCTCCAATTCTAAACGAATTAAATAACATAAAATACACCGGAATTTCATTAAAGGAAGTTTTTGGATCCGGCGGCGGAAATGGTGGATCCGGCGGAAATGGTGGTTCCGGTGGGAAAGATTCTCAATTAGACGCAATTTCGAAGTTATTTCACAAAATATGGTATTCTGAAAGTAAAAATACAAAAATATCAATTGAAAATTTTAAGAACACTCCAAAAGGAAGATTTCTTTATAGATTAGTGTTAATTCTTCTTTTTTATACATACGAATCAAGAATTTCTAAGCAATGATCTTGGATTCGATCCTCAGCATTTTACGGTGGTCTTTTGTCTTCCTATACTGCATCTGAAGTAATCCGTGCATCATTACAAAGTGGCGAACAATCTAAAACAAATAACACAAAAGATATCGATTATAAAACTTTCATCGACAAAATAATAGGTAATCCTGCCAAATCCACGCATTGATGAGGTACATCTTGATATTCATCTTCTGATGTAAAATTAAATGATATGCTAACAATGATTTATTATAATTTAGAAAGTAATCGATTTTCTAAAGATACTGGCCAACCTAAATTAAGAGACCAAGTTTTGCAACAAATTCATGATGGAACTTATCCTGATAAATATGATAATCCGACTACTAGAACAAGATAA
- a CDS encoding IS256 family transposase, whose amino-acid sequence MKKQQKTLSPFELEAKKIVDKYADYKKLKKEDFHNEISHMFKTFTEALLRAELSEHLGYEKSNRSKKGVHRPNKRNGFSDKTVNYNHNNFRLKIPRDRNGTFENKLLGKYETSLADIEEQVFSLFASGMSYENIVNTIKSIYKKEISNAWISSVTDKLLPEIEKWKSRKIEKSYPILYIDGMFFNVKENGIFVKKSLYLILAIDWDGNKKALGFWIKNTESASNWLDVFSELKTRGLEDVLIISCDNLSGISQAIEAVFPQADIQKCVVHQIRNSLLKVSNKDKKEFVLDMKKIYQAPNQEFAMQNLDKFAEKWGQKYPSIIKSWYTNFVELTTFFKYPYELRQAIYTTNSIESMNRIIRKNTKTKGGIQSVNYLSKITYLTLQNASTKWQKVRNWFMIKKQLEIIFPNRLNNVKLN is encoded by the coding sequence ATGAAAAAACAGCAAAAAACATTATCCCCATTTGAATTAGAAGCTAAAAAAATTGTTGACAAATATGCTGATTATAAAAAATTAAAAAAAGAAGATTTTCACAACGAAATTTCGCATATGTTTAAAACTTTTACTGAGGCGCTCTTAAGGGCTGAATTAAGCGAACATTTAGGATATGAAAAAAGCAACCGAAGCAAAAAAGGCGTGCATAGACCGAATAAGCGAAACGGATTTTCGGACAAAACTGTGAATTATAATCATAATAATTTTCGTCTAAAAATACCAAGAGATCGAAATGGCACTTTTGAGAACAAATTACTCGGTAAATACGAAACAAGTTTAGCTGATATCGAAGAGCAAGTGTTTTCACTTTTTGCATCAGGAATGTCATATGAAAATATTGTTAATACAATAAAAAGTATCTATAAAAAAGAAATAAGTAATGCCTGAATTTCTTCAGTTACTGACAAATTATTGCCTGAAATTGAAAAGTGAAAATCGCGAAAAATTGAGAAATCCTATCCAATTTTGTACATTGATGGGATGTTTTTTAATGTTAAAGAAAACGGTATTTTTGTCAAAAAATCACTTTATCTTATTCTTGCAATTGATTGGGACGGAAATAAAAAAGCACTGGGATTTTGGATTAAAAATACCGAATCAGCAAGTAATTGACTTGATGTTTTTAGCGAACTAAAAACTCGCGGGCTGGAAGATGTTCTAATAATTTCTTGCGATAATCTAAGCGGAATTAGTCAAGCAATTGAAGCGGTTTTCCCGCAAGCAGATATTCAAAAATGTGTTGTTCACCAAATTAGAAACTCGCTTTTAAAAGTTTCTAACAAAGACAAAAAAGAGTTTGTCCTTGATATGAAAAAGATTTATCAAGCGCCTAATCAAGAATTTGCAATGCAAAATCTTGATAAATTTGCGGAAAAATGAGGTCAAAAATATCCTTCAATTATCAAGTCTTGGTATACAAATTTCGTTGAACTAACGACATTTTTTAAATATCCATATGAATTGAGGCAAGCAATTTATACGACAAATTCAATTGAGTCAATGAATAGAATAATTAGGAAAAATACAAAAACAAAAGGCGGAATTCAAAGTGTAAATTACCTTTCAAAAATAACTTATTTAACTCTCCAAAATGCATCTACAAAATGACAAAAGGTAAGAAATTGATTCATGATTAAAAAACAATTAGAAATTATTTTCCCTAATCGGTTAAATAATGTAAAATTAAATTAG